One genomic segment of Hymenobacter psoromatis includes these proteins:
- the dprA gene encoding DNA-processing protein DprA, which produces MPHNSDDLYHELALTLLPGIGPQLTRQLMSYGSSAKNVFSLPPGKLRRIPGVGEATVKILTGPARGQALAQAEASLRKAEKEGVAILFYTSKQFPARLKLIPDAPVLLYYQGPADLNAPKAVAIVGTRQATEYGREQTEALVRGLVPHNPLVVSGLAYGIDILAHRAALQEGLATVGVMATGLDVIYPAAHRKTAEKMRETGGLLTEFAFGTQPDRYNFPQRNRVIAGLADGTVVVEAAEKGGALITAELALSYDRDVLAVPGNVSSAASAGCNNLIKANKAALYSKPADLEQLLNWDAALYQSGKFQPPPSYSPADFSVEEFALITVLLVTKEALMDDLAWRAQLPIHQVASLLLVLEFRGVVRALPGKKFVLI; this is translated from the coding sequence ATGCCCCATAATTCCGACGACCTCTACCACGAGCTGGCCCTGACGCTGCTGCCCGGCATCGGCCCGCAGCTGACGCGGCAGCTGATGAGCTACGGCAGCTCGGCCAAAAACGTGTTTTCACTGCCGCCCGGCAAGCTGCGACGCATACCGGGGGTAGGCGAAGCCACCGTCAAAATCCTGACCGGCCCCGCCCGCGGCCAGGCCCTTGCGCAGGCCGAAGCCAGCCTGCGCAAGGCCGAAAAAGAGGGGGTAGCGATTCTGTTTTACACCAGCAAACAGTTTCCGGCCCGCCTCAAGCTCATCCCCGATGCGCCGGTGCTGCTCTACTACCAGGGCCCGGCCGACCTGAACGCGCCCAAAGCCGTGGCCATCGTGGGCACGCGCCAGGCCACCGAGTATGGCCGCGAGCAAACCGAAGCCCTAGTGCGCGGCCTGGTGCCGCACAACCCATTGGTCGTCAGTGGCCTCGCTTACGGCATTGATATTCTGGCCCACCGCGCTGCCTTGCAGGAAGGGCTGGCCACGGTGGGCGTAATGGCCACCGGCCTCGACGTCATTTACCCCGCCGCGCACCGCAAAACGGCCGAAAAGATGCGCGAAACTGGCGGCCTGCTCACCGAGTTTGCCTTCGGCACGCAGCCCGACCGCTACAACTTTCCGCAGCGCAACCGCGTCATCGCGGGCCTGGCCGATGGCACGGTGGTAGTAGAAGCCGCTGAAAAAGGCGGCGCGCTCATCACCGCCGAGCTGGCCCTGAGCTACGACCGCGACGTGCTGGCCGTGCCCGGCAATGTGTCGTCGGCCGCGTCGGCGGGCTGCAACAATTTAATTAAAGCCAACAAGGCCGCGCTCTACTCCAAGCCCGCCGATTTGGAACAGCTCCTGAATTGGGATGCCGCCCTGTACCAGAGCGGGAAATTTCAGCCGCCTCCCTCCTACTCACCCGCCGATTTTTCGGTTGAAGAATTCGCGCTCATCACCGTTTTGCTAGTCACTAAAGAAGCCCTGATGGACGACCTGGCTTGGCGAGCGCAGCTGCCCATTCACCAGGTAGCCTCGCTGCTGCTGGTCCTGGAATTTCGGGGGGTGGTGCGAGCGCTGCCGGGCAAGAAATTCGTACTGATTTAA
- a CDS encoding aminotransferase class IV: MLLFNDELLQEQAFSFPLPNRGLAFGDGFFETLIFAEGRLRLAADHCARMQRAAAALHLALPPTLATSHALAATLARLAQANALNAARLRLQVWRAGGGRYTPPTAVAEWLATAEPHVPDESALHQVNFARETQSVFSPLSFCKGPQAWLYVRAAHERQQRGLAEIILCDAAGHVAEGGAAAIFWLQANVLYTPALATGCVAGVRRAAVLRAAPAAGLTCREGLFSADDLLRAEAVFTANVAAVRAVRGVGNHRFAAPAPALLARLGAV, from the coding sequence ATGCTGTTGTTTAATGATGAGCTCCTTCAGGAGCAAGCCTTTAGCTTTCCCTTACCCAATCGTGGGCTGGCCTTCGGCGACGGATTTTTTGAAACCCTAATTTTTGCCGAAGGCCGCCTTCGCCTGGCTGCCGACCACTGCGCCCGAATGCAGCGGGCCGCTGCTGCCCTGCACCTGGCCCTACCCCCTACCTTGGCCACCAGCCACGCGCTGGCCGCTACCCTGGCTCGGCTGGCGCAGGCCAATGCCCTGAACGCCGCCCGGCTGCGCTTGCAAGTATGGCGGGCGGGCGGCGGGCGCTATACCCCGCCCACCGCCGTAGCCGAGTGGCTGGCCACCGCCGAGCCCCACGTGCCCGACGAGTCGGCGTTGCACCAGGTTAATTTTGCCCGCGAAACGCAGTCGGTTTTCTCGCCCCTGAGCTTTTGCAAGGGGCCGCAGGCCTGGCTCTACGTGCGCGCCGCCCACGAGCGGCAGCAGCGCGGACTAGCTGAAATTATTCTCTGCGACGCGGCTGGCCACGTAGCCGAAGGCGGGGCGGCAGCCATTTTCTGGCTGCAAGCCAATGTTTTATATACCCCGGCGCTGGCTACCGGCTGCGTAGCCGGCGTGCGCCGGGCGGCCGTGCTACGGGCGGCCCCCGCGGCGGGCCTTACTTGCCGCGAAGGACTTTTTTCGGCGGACGACCTGCTGCGGGCCGAGGCAGTTTTCACGGCCAACGTGGCCGCCGTGCGGGCCGTGCGGGGGGTAGGGAACCATCGCTTCGCGGCTCCGGCCCCCGCCCTGCTGGCACGGCTGGGTGCAGTTTAA
- a CDS encoding thymidylate synthase, with the protein MRQYQALLREILDHGTLKTDRTGTGTLSIFGPQMRFNLAEGFPLATTKKVHLKSIIHELLWFLRGDTNIAYLKAHGVKIWDEWADEHGNLGPVYGYQWRSWPDGHGGHIDQISQIISQLKTQPDSRRMVVSAWNVADLPAMKLPACHALFQFYVADGRLSCQLYQRSADVFLGVPFNIASYALLTLMVAQVTGLQPGEFIWTGGDTHLYVNHLEQTQQQLERAPRPLPTMRLNPAVTDIFGFHYEDFQLENYDPWPAIKAPVAV; encoded by the coding sequence ATGCGCCAGTACCAAGCCCTCCTCCGCGAAATCCTCGACCACGGCACGCTCAAAACCGACCGTACCGGCACGGGTACGTTGTCTATTTTTGGGCCGCAAATGCGCTTTAACTTGGCCGAGGGCTTCCCGCTGGCCACAACTAAGAAGGTACACCTGAAGAGCATCATCCACGAGCTGCTGTGGTTTTTGCGGGGCGACACCAACATTGCCTACCTCAAAGCGCACGGCGTGAAAATCTGGGATGAGTGGGCCGACGAGCACGGCAACCTCGGCCCCGTGTACGGTTACCAGTGGCGCAGCTGGCCCGATGGCCACGGCGGCCACATCGACCAGATTTCGCAGATTATCAGCCAGTTGAAAACCCAGCCCGATTCGCGCCGCATGGTGGTGAGCGCCTGGAACGTGGCCGACCTGCCGGCCATGAAATTGCCCGCCTGCCACGCGCTGTTCCAGTTTTACGTGGCCGACGGCCGCCTCTCGTGCCAGCTCTACCAGCGCTCAGCCGACGTGTTTCTGGGCGTACCCTTCAACATTGCTTCCTACGCCCTGCTCACGCTGATGGTGGCGCAGGTGACGGGCCTGCAACCCGGCGAATTTATCTGGACTGGCGGCGATACGCACTTATATGTCAATCACTTAGAGCAAACCCAGCAGCAGCTGGAGCGCGCCCCGCGCCCGCTGCCCACCATGCGCCTCAACCCGGCCGTCACGGACATCTTCGGCTTCCACTATGAGGATTTTCAGCTGGAAAATTACGACCCCTGGCCGGCCATCAAAGCGCCTGTCGCAGTTTGA